One genomic region from Trueperaceae bacterium encodes:
- the alr gene encoding alanine racemase: MRESPVAHVDLAVLDDNYRIVREHVAPGVATMAMVKADGYGHGIEAVAKRLAAAGSEWFGVASPGEALALRAAGVRANVLLLSPIMDPGLVTRLCDLDVALVATDEASVERYQAADLPKPLRLHVKVDTGMGRLGLPPAAAAGVAEAVARAPGLELEALWTHFSDSDGPERGTTVRQIERFVEALDAAAARGLRVPLRHACNSAGILAYPEAHFDVVRPGILLYGYAPSAEFAAAEPRVRPSMRLSAPVTFVKRVPAGTSVSYGQLWTAADDATLATVRIGYADGYPRMLTGKAWASLNGARCPIVGRVCMDQLIVDASTAAGVAPGDRVTLWGGDGPSADELASQLGTVAYEFITRVMPRVEREYLG; this comes from the coding sequence ATGCGAGAGAGCCCCGTCGCTCACGTCGACCTTGCCGTCTTGGACGACAACTACCGGATAGTCAGGGAGCACGTCGCGCCGGGCGTAGCCACCATGGCGATGGTCAAGGCCGACGGCTACGGCCACGGCATCGAGGCGGTCGCCAAGCGCCTGGCGGCGGCCGGCAGCGAGTGGTTCGGCGTGGCCTCCCCCGGCGAGGCGCTCGCGTTGCGGGCTGCCGGGGTGCGCGCCAACGTGCTGCTGCTCAGCCCCATCATGGACCCGGGCCTCGTCACCCGCCTGTGCGACCTCGACGTGGCGCTCGTGGCCACGGACGAGGCGTCGGTCGAGCGCTACCAGGCCGCCGACCTCCCCAAGCCCCTGCGGCTGCACGTGAAGGTCGATACCGGCATGGGGCGGCTGGGCCTGCCCCCCGCCGCGGCGGCCGGCGTGGCCGAGGCAGTCGCGCGCGCGCCCGGCCTGGAGCTCGAGGCGCTGTGGACGCACTTCAGCGACTCGGACGGACCGGAGCGAGGGACGACCGTCCGGCAGATCGAGCGCTTCGTCGAGGCGCTCGACGCCGCGGCGGCCAGGGGCCTGCGGGTTCCGCTGCGGCACGCCTGCAACTCGGCCGGCATCCTGGCCTACCCGGAGGCCCACTTCGACGTGGTGCGGCCGGGCATCCTCCTGTACGGCTACGCGCCGAGCGCGGAGTTCGCCGCCGCCGAGCCGCGCGTGAGGCCCAGCATGCGCCTGAGCGCGCCCGTGACGTTCGTGAAGCGCGTTCCGGCCGGCACGAGCGTGAGTTACGGGCAGCTCTGGACGGCCGCCGACGACGCGACGCTGGCGACCGTGCGCATCGGTTACGCCGACGGCTACCCGCGCATGCTCACGGGCAAGGCGTGGGCGAGCCTGAACGGCGCGCGCTGCCCCATCGTCGGGCGGGTGTGCATGGATCAGCTCATCGTGGACGCGAGCACGGCCGCCGGCGTGGCGCCTGGCGACCGCGTGACCCTCTGGGGCGGCGACGGACCGAGCGCCGACGAGCTCGCGAGCCAGCTCGGCACCGTCGCCTACGAGTTCATCACGCGGGTGATGCCGCGCGTCGAGCGGGAGTACCTCGGCTGA
- the murE gene encoding UDP-N-acetylmuramyl-tripeptide synthetase: MPRNERAPLWDAGPGPLPLGDLWRAAAVTGPAAIPPLASAVQTGLAITFEGLDATRITAVAQDHRAVRPGALFVARRGAKFDAHSLLPEAARAGAAALVGELGAHELAHAPTVPYLRVPDTRAALPHLAAAFERHPSSRMRVLGVTGTDGKTTTSYLLHWLLLAGREAALLSTAGIRLGHVELEPLSGHFTTPEATEVQALLGRFLRGGASHVVLESSSHGFSLHRLDAVEYAVGVFTNLTPEHLDHHGTLSDYRDAKATLVRRAATAAVNLDDEHSPYFLAAARAAGRRTVTFGSAAGADVRIGHLSSSPGRLEFELEVFGERATARLPMVGAFNAWNAAGAVAAAVVEGVAPEAAVARLATFPGVPGRMQVVQAEPATVIVDFAHTAPALAKALAAVRREGHRLIVVVGAAGERDPGKRAPIGREARLGADVAVFTEEDSRSESTAAILAEIGAGAAAAGGREGVDYVLEPDRRAAIRRGVELARPGDVVLLAGKGHERTLERSGETLAWDEASEARAALAGAGA, encoded by the coding sequence ATGCCCCGGAACGAGCGCGCGCCGTTGTGGGACGCCGGCCCGGGTCCCCTCCCCCTGGGTGACCTCTGGCGCGCGGCGGCCGTAACCGGCCCCGCGGCGATCCCGCCGCTGGCATCGGCAGTACAGACCGGTCTAGCTATCACCTTCGAGGGGCTGGACGCCACGCGGATCACGGCGGTGGCCCAGGACCACCGCGCGGTGAGGCCGGGCGCCCTGTTCGTGGCGCGGCGGGGGGCCAAGTTCGATGCGCACTCCCTCCTGCCGGAGGCCGCGCGCGCCGGCGCGGCGGCGCTCGTAGGCGAGCTCGGCGCCCATGAGCTCGCCCACGCGCCCACGGTGCCGTACCTCCGCGTCCCCGACACCCGCGCCGCCCTCCCCCACCTGGCGGCGGCGTTCGAGCGTCACCCGTCCTCGCGCATGCGGGTCCTCGGCGTCACGGGCACGGACGGCAAGACGACGACGAGCTACCTCCTGCACTGGCTGCTGCTCGCAGGCAGGGAGGCGGCGCTCCTCAGCACGGCCGGCATCCGGCTGGGTCACGTCGAGCTCGAACCGCTCAGCGGCCACTTCACGACCCCGGAGGCCACCGAGGTCCAGGCGCTCCTCGGGCGGTTCCTCCGGGGCGGGGCGAGCCACGTCGTGCTCGAATCCAGCTCGCACGGCTTCTCGCTGCACCGGCTCGACGCGGTGGAGTACGCCGTCGGCGTGTTCACCAACCTGACCCCCGAGCACCTCGACCACCACGGCACGCTGTCCGATTATCGCGACGCCAAGGCCACCCTCGTGCGCCGCGCCGCCACGGCCGCCGTGAACCTCGACGACGAGCACTCGCCTTACTTCCTCGCCGCGGCGCGCGCGGCCGGCCGGCGGACCGTCACCTTCGGGTCGGCGGCGGGCGCCGACGTGCGGATCGGACACCTGAGCAGCTCACCAGGGAGGCTCGAGTTCGAGCTGGAGGTCTTCGGCGAGCGCGCGACCGCGCGCCTGCCCATGGTCGGCGCCTTCAACGCCTGGAACGCGGCCGGGGCGGTGGCGGCCGCGGTGGTGGAGGGGGTGGCACCGGAGGCGGCCGTCGCACGCCTCGCCACGTTCCCCGGCGTGCCCGGCCGCATGCAGGTCGTCCAGGCGGAGCCCGCGACGGTGATCGTCGACTTCGCGCATACCGCCCCCGCCCTCGCCAAGGCCCTCGCGGCCGTGCGCCGCGAAGGCCACCGGCTCATCGTCGTGGTGGGCGCCGCCGGCGAGCGGGACCCGGGCAAGCGCGCGCCCATCGGCCGGGAGGCGCGCCTCGGGGCCGACGTCGCCGTGTTCACGGAGGAGGACTCGCGCTCGGAGAGCACGGCCGCCATCCTCGCCGAGATCGGGGCGGGGGCCGCCGCGGCAGGTGGTCGTGAGGGCGTCGACTACGTCCTCGAGCCGGACAGGCGCGCGGCCATCCGCCGGGGCGTCGAGCTCGCACGCCCCGGCGACGTCGTGCTCCTGGCAGGCAAGGGGCACGAGCGCACCCTCGAGCGCTCCGGCGAGACGCTCGCGTGGGACGAGGCGAGCGAGGCCCGCGCCGCCCTGGCCGGCGCGGGCGCGTAA
- a CDS encoding amino acid ABC transporter permease, whose translation MEPRKRAAAGSGQGTATSFAARRGFLKNIRPSYLILLTALPFVVYLFASSDRYQAALKFLLPGLGTTALVTVVAYVAACALGLVLAGFQLLKQGERTARNYLIGSVVLLLGATLLLTRPQEQYALIGEGGGRVAIIQGTPVSASDPVKLGNYPGAEAPQAVRAVTDLAAALDRLQTGQVSSALIPVAGVPEGATVMWRTSFLAPALKRPGMLLLVLGLLGLALTFASWQSGTHPLRLVSELYVDVLRGIPMLVVILYVGFPLQGAIRDATGGFIDMSRVTRGIVGISFGYAAYLAEIFRAGIEAIGRGQTEAARSLGLTTWQTARFVVLPQALRIVVPPLGNEFIAMLKDTSLLSVLSVRDITQRAREFQAANFEVFPPFNTVAILYIVLTLMASSLAKSVERRTSWSR comes from the coding sequence ATGGAACCTCGCAAGCGCGCGGCGGCTGGTAGCGGGCAAGGCACCGCTACCAGCTTCGCCGCGCGCCGCGGTTTCCTCAAGAACATCCGCCCTAGCTACCTCATCCTGCTGACGGCCCTGCCGTTCGTCGTCTACCTCTTCGCCTCCTCGGACCGCTACCAGGCGGCGTTGAAGTTCCTGCTCCCCGGGCTCGGCACCACGGCGCTCGTTACGGTCGTCGCGTACGTCGCCGCCTGCGCGCTCGGCCTCGTCCTCGCCGGCTTCCAGCTCCTCAAACAGGGCGAACGCACGGCGCGGAACTACCTGATCGGCTCGGTCGTGCTCCTGCTCGGCGCAACGTTGCTGCTCACCAGGCCGCAGGAGCAGTACGCCCTCATCGGCGAGGGCGGCGGCCGCGTCGCCATCATCCAGGGCACGCCCGTCTCGGCCTCGGACCCCGTGAAGCTCGGCAACTACCCCGGCGCCGAGGCGCCCCAGGCCGTGCGCGCCGTCACGGACCTGGCCGCCGCGCTCGACCGCCTGCAGACGGGGCAGGTCAGTTCGGCGCTCATCCCGGTCGCCGGCGTGCCGGAAGGCGCTACCGTCATGTGGCGCACGTCCTTCCTCGCCCCGGCCCTCAAGCGGCCCGGCATGCTCCTGCTCGTCCTCGGTCTGCTCGGGCTCGCGCTCACGTTCGCGTCATGGCAGAGCGGCACCCACCCTCTGCGGCTCGTCTCGGAGCTCTACGTCGATGTCCTGCGCGGCATCCCCATGCTCGTCGTCATCCTCTACGTCGGCTTCCCGCTCCAAGGGGCCATCCGCGACGCCACGGGCGGCTTCATCGACATGTCGCGCGTGACGCGCGGCATCGTCGGCATCAGCTTCGGTTACGCCGCCTACCTCGCCGAGATCTTCCGCGCCGGCATCGAGGCCATCGGCAGGGGCCAGACGGAGGCGGCCCGCAGCCTGGGCCTCACGACCTGGCAGACGGCCAGGTTCGTCGTGCTCCCGCAGGCCCTGCGCATCGTCGTGCCCCCCTTGGGCAACGAGTTCATCGCGATGCTGAAGGACACGTCGCTCCTCTCGGTCCTCTCCGTGCGCGACATCACGCAGCGCGCCCGCGAGTTCCAGGCGGCGAACTTCGAGGTGTTCCCGCCCTTCAACACGGTGGCGATCCTCTACATCGTGCTCACCCTGATGGCGTCGTCGCTGGCGAAGTCCGTCGAGCGCCGCACTTCCTGGTCGCGCTGA
- a CDS encoding thymidine phosphorylase: MSVEPRPIDMILAKRAGRAHSAAELEAFIAGYVKGAVPDYQVAAWLMAVCWRGMTDAETAALTLAMARSGDILDLGDLPNTVDKHSTGGVGDKTTIVLAPLLAAMGGTVAKMSGRGLGHTGGTVDKLESIPGFRAGLGDEEFRRVAREVGVVVTGQSKDLAPADGLLYALRDTTGTVESLPLIASSVMSKKLAGGAKSIVLDVKVGSGAFMKTLDDARALAAAMVAIGTLAGRNVRAILSGMAQPLGRMVGNAMEVEEAIACLRGDGPDDLLELCLVLAEEVLTAAGLPVSRAALLDTVASGRAFERFERWIGAQGGDVTSLDKLERAPDTFALSASRAGVVSRLDALAVGRAAGVLGGGRSKKGEAIDAGVGIELHAKVGDPVATGEALATLWHRGGRGLEAATALLTDAYEVGESAAPEPLVFERGSGG, from the coding sequence GTGAGCGTCGAGCCGCGACCCATCGACATGATCCTGGCCAAACGCGCCGGGCGCGCCCATTCGGCCGCCGAGCTCGAGGCGTTCATCGCGGGCTACGTGAAAGGCGCCGTGCCCGACTACCAGGTCGCGGCCTGGCTCATGGCCGTGTGCTGGCGGGGCATGACGGACGCGGAGACGGCGGCGCTGACGCTGGCGATGGCCCGCTCTGGCGACATCCTCGACCTTGGCGACCTACCGAACACGGTCGACAAGCACTCCACGGGCGGCGTGGGCGACAAGACGACGATCGTCCTCGCGCCGCTCCTGGCCGCCATGGGCGGCACGGTAGCCAAGATGAGCGGTCGCGGCCTTGGGCACACTGGTGGCACCGTCGACAAGCTCGAGAGCATCCCAGGCTTCCGCGCGGGCCTCGGCGACGAGGAGTTCAGGCGCGTGGCGCGCGAGGTCGGCGTGGTCGTCACCGGCCAGTCGAAGGACCTCGCGCCGGCCGACGGCCTGCTCTACGCGCTGCGCGACACGACCGGCACCGTCGAGTCGTTACCCCTCATAGCCAGCAGCGTCATGAGCAAGAAGCTCGCGGGCGGCGCCAAGTCGATCGTGCTCGACGTCAAGGTGGGCAGCGGGGCGTTCATGAAGACGCTGGACGACGCGCGCGCGCTCGCGGCCGCGATGGTCGCCATCGGCACGCTCGCGGGGCGCAACGTCCGCGCCATCCTCTCCGGCATGGCGCAGCCGCTCGGGCGCATGGTCGGGAACGCGATGGAGGTCGAGGAGGCCATCGCGTGCCTGCGCGGCGACGGGCCGGACGACCTCCTGGAACTCTGCCTCGTGCTCGCCGAGGAGGTGCTCACGGCCGCAGGGCTGCCCGTGTCGCGCGCCGCGCTCCTAGACACCGTCGCGAGCGGTCGTGCCTTCGAGCGCTTCGAGCGCTGGATCGGGGCGCAAGGTGGCGACGTCACCAGCTTGGACAAGCTCGAGCGCGCGCCCGACACCTTCGCGCTGAGCGCGAGCCGCGCCGGGGTGGTCAGCCGGCTCGACGCGCTCGCCGTCGGCCGCGCCGCCGGGGTGCTCGGCGGCGGGCGCAGCAAGAAGGGCGAGGCGATCGACGCGGGCGTGGGCATCGAGCTGCACGCCAAGGTTGGCGACCCGGTCGCGACGGGCGAGGCCCTCGCCACCCTCTGGCACCGCGGTGGACGCGGCCTGGAGGCGGCCACCGCGCTCCTCACGGACGCTTACGAGGTCGGTGAGTCCGCCGCGCCTGAGCCGCTCGTGTTCGAGCGGGGCAGCGGCGGCTGA
- a CDS encoding DUF1801 domain-containing protein — translation MTKTPKLVPTDVAVAAHLAALERPEQRADAEALVQMMRRLTGEEPKMLGPSIVGFGRYHYKYESGHEGDAPLAGFAPRKGNTVVYLTPGFAEGNADLQRLGKHKASKGCLYIKRLSDVDVAVLEELVRTSIEVTRQRYGG, via the coding sequence ATGACGAAGACGCCGAAGCTCGTCCCGACCGACGTGGCCGTCGCTGCCCACCTGGCCGCCCTCGAGCGCCCGGAGCAGCGCGCCGACGCGGAGGCGCTCGTACAGATGATGCGCCGCCTGACGGGCGAGGAACCGAAGATGTTGGGGCCGAGCATCGTCGGGTTCGGGCGGTACCACTACAAGTACGAGAGCGGGCACGAGGGCGACGCCCCGTTGGCAGGCTTCGCGCCGCGCAAGGGCAACACGGTCGTCTACCTGACGCCGGGGTTCGCGGAAGGCAACGCCGACCTGCAGCGCCTCGGAAAGCACAAGGCCAGCAAGGGGTGCCTCTACATCAAGCGTCTCTCCGACGTCGACGTGGCGGTCCTCGAGGAGCTGGTGCGCACCTCGATCGAGGTGACGCGGCAGCGCTACGGGGGATGA
- a CDS encoding deoxynucleoside kinase, whose product MNQDGIYVAVAGNIGAGKSSLTKVLSSRYHLSPVYEAVDENPYLEDFYSDMRRYAFHSQVFFLAARLKQHLREVNPGRRVIQDRTVYEDAAIFARLLHDDGVMDDRDHASYRTLYHAVLAALRPPDLLIYLRAGLGTLKRHIAQRGRAYEANIEDGYLLRLGDLYERWVEDYSLSPVVVVPADDLDFVNDQADLKKVLDLLERSGLTAPVVR is encoded by the coding sequence GTGAACCAGGACGGCATCTACGTCGCCGTGGCCGGCAACATCGGCGCGGGCAAGTCGAGCCTCACCAAGGTGCTATCCAGCCGCTATCACTTGTCACCCGTCTACGAGGCCGTCGACGAGAACCCCTACCTCGAGGACTTCTACTCGGACATGCGCCGTTACGCCTTCCACTCCCAGGTCTTCTTCCTGGCGGCGCGCCTGAAGCAGCACCTGCGCGAGGTGAACCCGGGCAGGCGCGTGATCCAGGACCGGACCGTGTACGAGGACGCCGCGATCTTCGCGCGGCTGCTGCACGACGACGGGGTGATGGACGACCGCGACCACGCCTCCTACCGCACCCTCTACCACGCCGTGCTGGCGGCCCTCAGGCCGCCGGACCTGCTCATCTACCTGCGCGCCGGACTGGGCACGCTCAAGCGCCACATCGCCCAGCGCGGCCGGGCGTACGAGGCGAACATCGAGGACGGCTACCTCCTGCGCCTGGGCGACCTCTACGAGCGGTGGGTGGAGGACTACTCCCTCTCCCCGGTCGTCGTGGTCCCGGCGGACGACCTCGACTTCGTGAACGACCAGGCCGACCTCAAGAAGGTGCTCGACCTGCTGGAACGGAGCGGGCTGACGGCTCCGGTCGTCAGGTGA
- a CDS encoding basic amino acid ABC transporter substrate-binding protein, translating to MKRTIGTLLALVMAGSLAFAQYDLGGRTLIVGSDTTYPPFETVDQNGDIVGFDVDVVNAICGVVNCVAQFQTTAWDGIFAAMANGEFDMIASGISITEERAQVVEFTDPYHEVSQAVAVRTDDGDLTLADFTDGSLILGAQTGTTNAILAEELVGRDRLRIYDDFNAAILALINGDVDGVMIDDTSADAFVQQYAGQIVAAIRNVQSGDTLGFAVQPGDELVDALNYGLAAIKADGTLDALVEKWLVEQAD from the coding sequence ATGAAGCGCACCATCGGTACCTTGCTCGCCCTAGTCATGGCCGGCTCGCTGGCCTTCGCCCAGTACGACCTCGGCGGCCGCACCCTGATCGTCGGTTCCGACACGACCTACCCGCCCTTCGAGACGGTCGACCAGAACGGCGACATCGTCGGCTTCGACGTGGATGTCGTGAACGCCATCTGCGGGGTCGTCAACTGCGTCGCCCAGTTCCAGACGACGGCGTGGGACGGCATCTTCGCCGCCATGGCCAACGGCGAGTTCGACATGATCGCGTCCGGCATCAGCATCACGGAGGAGCGCGCCCAGGTCGTCGAGTTCACCGACCCGTACCACGAGGTCAGCCAGGCCGTCGCCGTGCGCACGGACGACGGTGACCTCACGCTCGCCGACTTCACGGACGGCAGCCTCATCCTCGGCGCCCAGACGGGCACCACGAACGCCATCCTCGCCGAGGAGCTCGTCGGCCGCGACCGCCTGCGCATCTACGACGACTTCAACGCGGCCATCCTCGCCCTCATCAACGGCGACGTCGACGGCGTGATGATCGACGACACCTCCGCCGACGCCTTCGTGCAGCAGTACGCCGGCCAGATCGTGGCGGCCATCCGCAACGTCCAGTCCGGCGACACCCTCGGCTTCGCCGTGCAGCCAGGCGACGAGCTCGTCGACGCGCTCAACTACGGCCTCGCGGCCATCAAGGCGGACGGCACCCTCGATGCCCTCGTGGAGAAGTGGCTCGTAGAGCAGGCCGACTGA
- a CDS encoding deoxynucleoside kinase, producing the protein MATIVVEGPIGVGKTSLARYLAEDLGARLLVEVVEENPFLAQFYEDPARYAFQTETFFLLSRFRQHSELAQASMFQRHTVADYVFDKTFLFASLTLEGAEFELYSDLFHQLRSRLPTPDLIVYLRAEPRLLLERIAKRGRPFEADIQAAYLERISAAYDDYFAHSAVQVRTVDAGAIDFVVNEGERAALIRDIRGWAGIA; encoded by the coding sequence ATGGCGACCATCGTCGTGGAAGGACCGATCGGAGTCGGGAAGACGAGCCTCGCGCGCTACCTGGCCGAGGACCTCGGCGCGCGCCTCCTCGTCGAGGTCGTCGAGGAGAACCCCTTCCTCGCCCAGTTCTACGAGGACCCAGCGCGCTACGCCTTCCAGACGGAGACGTTCTTCCTCCTGTCGCGCTTCAGGCAGCACTCCGAGCTCGCGCAGGCGTCCATGTTCCAGCGGCACACGGTGGCTGACTACGTGTTCGACAAGACCTTTCTATTCGCGTCCCTGACGCTGGAAGGCGCCGAGTTCGAGCTCTACTCCGACCTCTTCCATCAGCTCCGCTCGCGCCTGCCAACCCCCGACCTCATCGTCTACCTGCGCGCGGAGCCGCGGCTGCTGCTCGAACGCATCGCCAAGCGTGGCCGCCCGTTCGAGGCCGACATCCAGGCGGCGTACCTGGAGCGCATCTCGGCCGCGTACGACGACTACTTCGCCCACTCCGCCGTCCAGGTGCGGACGGTCGACGCCGGGGCCATCGACTTCGTCGTCAACGAAGGCGAGCGCGCGGCGCTCATCCGAGACATCCGCGGCTGGGCCGGGATAGCGTGA
- a CDS encoding pentapeptide repeat-containing protein, producing the protein MRPPKEPLRYADQRFVGLSPAELPLAGAIVIGCEFASCDLTEVSLKGANLSDCRFVGCELALCDLADAVFQSLEFSTCRLTGAHFETLSQLPIVPSARFDECDLSYTSFQRMDLREFAFTSCRFLEAEFVGCDLRAVDFSGSDLARCVLTRNDLRATDLRTARNYVFSLQANEVRGLRVRLPEAAALLAAAGVELD; encoded by the coding sequence ATGAGACCGCCGAAGGAGCCGCTGCGCTACGCGGACCAGCGCTTCGTCGGGCTCTCCCCGGCTGAGCTCCCCCTGGCGGGCGCCATCGTGATCGGCTGCGAGTTCGCCTCGTGCGACCTCACCGAGGTCTCGCTGAAGGGCGCCAACCTCTCGGACTGCCGCTTCGTCGGTTGCGAGCTCGCGCTCTGCGACCTCGCCGACGCGGTCTTCCAGTCCCTCGAGTTCTCCACCTGCCGGCTGACGGGCGCCCACTTCGAGACGCTGAGCCAGCTGCCCATCGTGCCTAGCGCCAGGTTCGACGAGTGCGACCTGAGCTACACCTCTTTCCAACGCATGGACCTCAGGGAGTTCGCCTTCACGTCGTGCCGCTTCCTCGAAGCCGAGTTCGTCGGCTGCGACCTGCGCGCCGTGGACTTCAGCGGCTCGGACCTGGCCAGGTGCGTCCTCACGCGCAACGACCTGCGCGCCACCGACCTGCGCACGGCGCGCAACTACGTCTTCTCGCTCCAGGCGAACGAGGTGCGGGGCTTGCGGGTGCGGTTGCCGGAGGCGGCGGCGCTGCTCGCG
- a CDS encoding hemolysin family protein, with amino-acid sequence MEDNPPDRSRRSTRAPLALLVLTASSLALAQAPATMSAPAPAVTAVQVVAMVALLLASAFLSTAHTALTAVGEWKLRRLRDDGAEPSGALATLERNPARFISTLLIGNTLVNAGLAVLVTNLLLHNAAAIGVGTGGALVLAAVLTSVLVLLFGELAPKSVAAHDPLRVTRLVLRPVFALSVVLYPLGLAFNWLTGQFLRVFRITPNSAALMSESELRLMLQNAEESGVIEAQEQAMIKGVIDLEETVVREVMTPRVDVVGIPADAGLRELQAVVTEHGYSRLPVYGEGVDDIKGMVYARDLLPYLGRPEALDGTKVVDLMTAVQYVPETLSVMSLLREMRVRKNHLAVVVDEFGGTSGIVTLEDIIEEITGEIYDETDEDEVEDVVALPDGSFRLQGGTHIETIADALKLSFDPNGDYDTVAGFLIDKLDRIPRSGEEVDFQGVKFVVDEADERRVISVIATPIVEPSPPGAAEEPAEEPTEEVAAVAEAADG; translated from the coding sequence ATGGAAGACAACCCTCCGGACCGATCGCGGCGCTCGACGCGCGCCCCACTAGCCCTACTCGTACTCACAGCCTCTAGCCTGGCCCTCGCGCAGGCGCCCGCGACCATGTCGGCGCCCGCCCCGGCCGTCACAGCCGTCCAGGTCGTCGCGATGGTGGCGCTCCTCCTCGCTTCCGCGTTCCTGTCCACCGCGCATACGGCCCTGACGGCGGTCGGCGAGTGGAAGCTCCGGCGCTTGCGCGACGACGGCGCGGAGCCGTCGGGCGCCCTCGCCACGCTGGAGCGCAACCCCGCCCGCTTCATCAGCACCCTGCTCATCGGCAACACCTTGGTGAACGCCGGCCTGGCCGTGCTCGTCACGAACCTGCTCTTGCACAACGCCGCCGCCATCGGCGTCGGCACGGGCGGCGCACTGGTGCTCGCCGCAGTCCTGACGAGCGTCCTAGTCCTCCTCTTCGGCGAGCTCGCCCCGAAGTCGGTCGCGGCGCACGACCCGCTGAGGGTCACCCGCCTCGTGCTGCGGCCGGTGTTCGCCCTCTCCGTCGTCCTCTACCCGCTCGGGCTCGCCTTCAACTGGCTGACCGGCCAGTTCCTCCGCGTCTTCCGCATCACGCCCAACAGCGCCGCCCTGATGTCGGAGAGCGAGCTCCGCCTCATGCTCCAGAACGCGGAGGAGTCCGGCGTGATCGAGGCGCAGGAGCAGGCCATGATCAAGGGCGTCATCGACCTGGAGGAGACGGTCGTGCGCGAGGTCATGACGCCACGCGTCGACGTCGTCGGCATCCCCGCCGACGCCGGCCTCCGCGAGCTGCAGGCGGTCGTCACCGAGCACGGCTACAGCCGCCTCCCCGTCTACGGCGAGGGCGTCGACGACATCAAGGGGATGGTCTACGCGCGCGACCTGCTGCCCTACCTCGGCAGGCCGGAGGCGCTGGACGGCACGAAGGTCGTCGACCTCATGACGGCCGTGCAGTACGTGCCGGAGACGCTCTCCGTGATGAGCCTCCTGCGCGAGATGCGCGTGCGCAAGAACCACCTGGCCGTGGTCGTCGACGAGTTCGGCGGCACGTCCGGCATCGTGACGCTCGAGGACATCATCGAGGAGATAACGGGCGAGATCTACGACGAGACCGACGAGGACGAGGTCGAGGACGTCGTCGCCCTGCCGGACGGCAGCTTCCGTCTCCAGGGCGGGACGCATATCGAGACGATCGCCGATGCCCTCAAGCTGTCGTTCGACCCGAACGGCGATTACGACACGGTCGCAGGCTTCCTCATAGACAAGCTCGACCGCATCCCGCGCTCGGGCGAGGAGGTCGACTTCCAGGGCGTCAAGTTCGTCGTGGACGAGGCGGACGAGCGGCGCGTGATCAGCGTGATCGCCACGCCGATCGTCGAGCCGAGCCCGCCGGGGGCGGCCGAGGAGCCCGCGGAGGAGCCCACGGAAGAGGTCGCGGCGGTGGCGGAAGCCGCCGACGGCTGA